The Candidatus Bipolaricaulota bacterium genome includes the window GGAAGAAGTCCTCATCTTTCAACCCCACAAAGGCGATATCGATATCGGAATCTTTGAAAAACCGATGAGGTTTGGCCAACGAGCCGAAGATATAAGCCTCCTGGAAGGGAACCTGGCGGGCTAGCTTTTCGAGGGCCTGAAAGGCAGCCCCGAGCCGCTCCCGCCGTTGCTGTTCTTGCCTTTCCCTCTCCTTAGCGATGGCTTGATCGAGCAGCCAGGTAGAAAAGCGAGGCATCATCACCTCCTGCTACAAGGTAGCACGGTGGCCAACCCTTTGCAAGACCAGCTTGCTGCCTTGTCTTTCAACTTCGTAGGCGTAAGGGCGAAGGCTCAGGCCCGTTGGCCTTCCAGCACCTCCCGCGCACCCTCTCCGTCTCGCGGAGCATGCGGTCGAGGGTGAACTCCCGCGGGGCCTTCTTGCGGCCGGCTTGGTAAGGTGGGAGATACCACACTTGATGTCAAAAATCGAGGCTTGCCCCCAAATGCTCCCGCTTGTGCACCATGGACCATCCC containing:
- a CDS encoding nucleotidyltransferase domain-containing protein; translation: MMPRFSTWLLDQAIAKERERQEQQRRERLGAAFQALEKLARQVPFQEAYIFGSLAKPHRFFKDSDIDIAFVGLKDEDFF